The Streptomyces laurentii region CGGCTGTTCCCGGGGACCGGGTTCATCGGCTCGTCCGAGTACGAGCAGACGTACGAGAAGATGGCGCCGTCGCTCGGCGCCCGGTTCGCGCAGCTGCGGGAGGCGGTCGCGAGCCGCGAGCCGGCCCGGCTGCCGGAGTTCCTGCGCGGCTGGGCCGAGCACTGCCTGGAGCTGAAGGACCGGGTGGTGGACCTCACCGAGCGCGGGCAGCTGGCGTTCCCGGCCTGGGACGGTCCGGCGCGCGAGGACACCGGCCAGGAGCGCACGGCGGATCCGGAGGCGGCCCCGCTGGTGACCGCGACCCGGGTGGACGCGGTGCTGCCGCGGCTGCTCTCCCCGTACATGCACATGACCAACAACCGGCTGCATGTGACGATCCGGGACGAGGCGTATCTGGCGTTCGTCCTGGGCCGGGTGCTGCGCGAGTCCCGGCCGGGACGGCAGGACGCCTCGTGACCGCCGCCGACCGGCCGGGAGCGGGCGCGCGGAGCGCCGCGGCCCCCGGCACCGCCAAGACCGCCGCCGGGGCGAGCGCGGCCGACCGGGCCGCCGCCGTCCGCGGCTACCGGCCGGAGATGCGCCCGGGTGCCCTGATCGGTCCGGCGGTGCTGCGCGGCCCGCGCACCGTCCATCTGGTCAAACACCCGGTGAGCGGCGCCACGTTCGAGATCGGCCCGAGGGAGCGGTTCGTCCTCGGCCTGCTCGACGGCACCCGCGACCAGGACGCCGTCGTCACGGCGTACGCGGAGCGGTTCCGGCGCCGGCTGCCCGACGAGCAGTGGATCCGGCTGCTCGGGCTGCTCGGCACCCGCGGGCTGCTGGCCGGGGCGCCGGACCCGGCACCGCCCGAGCCGCCGCCCGCCCCGGCCAACACTTTCTGGAAGGGCACCCGCCGGACGGTGTCCGACGCCCACCGGACCGCGTCGCGGCTGCACGCGATCATGTCCCCGATACTGGGACCGTGGATTCAAATCCCGCTGGTGGCGGCCTCGTTGGCGATGATCGTGGCGGTGCTCGCCGACCCTCCGGCGTTCTGGGACGGGATGCTGGAGCTGGTGACCCGCCCCTGGGTGCTGGTGCCGTTCGCGATCTTCCTGTGGTTCAGCATCTGTCTGCACGAACTCGCCCACGGGATCTCCGCGCGCCGCTACGGCGGAATCGTCACGGAAATCGGGCTGCGCTGGCGCTTCCCGACGATGATGATGTACTGCACGGTCGACAACTACCTGTTCCTGCCCGGACTTCGGGCGAAACTGGTGGTGGCCGCGGCGGGCGCGCACGTCAACCTGGTGCTGCTGCTGCCGTTCGCGCTGTGGTGGGCGCTGCTGGATCCGGCGGACCCGGCCCGGCCGCCGCTCACCGGGGCGCTGTTCATCGGCATCGTGCAGGCGCTGAGCAACCTGGTCCCGCTGCCGCCGCTGGACGGCTACCGCATCCTCAGCCATCTGGTGGGCACGGTCGGGCTCGCCCCGGAGACCCGCGCCTATCTGCTGCTGCGCCGCGGCGGCGGCCGGGACGCGGTCGCCGCCTACCCCGCGCGGGCCCGCCGGGTGTACACCTCCTACGCGGTCACGGCGGCCGGCTGCGTCCTGCTCGCGGTGGCCGGCAGCGCCACGGCCGTCGTCCTGCTGGTGATCCGGTGACCCGGTGACCCTCCTTCCCTGACGGCCGCCCCCGACGGCCCGAGGCCCACCCCCCAGACCTCCCGACGGCGAAAGAACACGCAACTCATGAATGAGGTACCCGTATGACCTCCCCCTCCCCCTCCACGGATGCCGTGGCCGTGCCGGCCGTCGCGGTCGACGCGGTGACCAAGACCTACGGCGACCGCAAAGCCGTCGACGGGGTCTCCCTGACGATCCGGCGCGGCGAGTTCTTCGGGCTGCTCGGCCCCAACGGCGCCGGCAAGTCCACACTGGTGGAGATCATGGAAGGGCTGCGCAAGGCGGAGTCCGGCTCGGTCGCGGTGTTTGGCGAGTCGCCGTGGCCGCGCAACACCGCGCTGCTGCCGCGGATGGGCGTGCAGACCCAGTCGTCGGCGTTCTTCGTCCGGCAGACCGTCCACGAGCATCTGCGGACCGTCGCCGCGCTGTTCGGCGCGCCGTCGAAGGCGGTGGACGAGACCCTGGAGGCGGTGGGCCTCGGCCAGATGCGCGACATCCGGGTCGACAACCTGTCAGGCGGCCAGCGCCAGCGGCTCGCCATCGCGTCCGCGCTGGTGCACGGGCCGGAGCTGATCTTCCTGGACGAGCCGACGGCCGCGCTCGACCCGGAGGGCCGGCGCGATCTGTGGGAGGTGCTGCGGGATCTGAAGGCGGAGGGCCGCACCATCGTCTACACCACCCATCACCTGGACGAGGCGGAGGCGCTCTGCGACCGCGTCGGCATCCTGGTGGCGGGCCGGCTCGTCGTCACCGACGAGCCGCAGCACCTCATCAACACCTTCGGCGCGAGCAGCCGGCTGCTCGTCCCGCTCGGCCGGATCGACGAGGACCAGGCCCGCGAACTGCCGGGCGTGGACGGGGTGATGGTGCAGGGCGGGCATCTCGTCCTGGAGACCCGCGCCACCGGCCAGGTGCTGTCCGCGCTGGACGCGCGGGGCGGCCTGGACGGGGTGCAGACGCGTACCCCCAGCCTCGAGGACGTGTACCTCGAACTCACCGCCCGGCAGTCCCCCCTCGCGTCCCAGCACGCCTCGAACAACCAGGAGCAGCAGGCATGAGCGCCTACTCCGCCCTGACCGCCGCGGGCTACCGCGCCCAGGTCCGGGACAAGACGACCGTCTTCTTCACCTTCGCCTTCCCGCTGGTCTTCCTCGTCGTCTTCGGCCTGGTCTTCCGCGGCAAGGCCGTCGAGGAGAGCGGCTTCTCGTATCTGTCGTACACCGCGTCCGGCGTGCTCTCCTGGGGTGTCGCCAACGCCGCCGTCTTCGGCATCGGCTTCACCCTGATGCAGTGGCGGGCGGACGACATCCTGCGGATGATCCGGATGTCCCCGGCGCCGCTGTCCGCCGTCATCGGCTCGCGGTACGTGCTCGCGCTGGGCGTCGGCCTCGCGCAGGCGGTGCTGTTCGTGGGCGTCGCGATGCTGCCGGGCTTCGGCCTGGTGCCCGCGTCCCGCTGGCCGCTGCTGATCCCCGTCCTGATCCTCGGCATCACCAGCTTCCTGCTGCTCGGGGTGACCATCGGCAGCATCGCCGACACCCCCGAGTCGGTGGCCGGCATCGCCAACTTCATCATGCTGCCGATGGCCTTCCTGTCCGGCTCCTTCTTCCCGCTGGACTCGATGCCGGACTGGCTGCAGAAGATCTCGCTGGTGCTGCCGCTGCGCTACCTCAACGACGCGGTGTCCGGCTCGCTGACCGGCCGCGGCGACCTCGCCGACATCGGCATCGGCTGTGTGGGGCTCGTCGTGTTCGCGGCGATCTTCGGCGTGCTCGCGGCACGCACCTTCCGCTGGACGAAGAAGTCATGACGACGACCACGCCCCGGCCGCTCGCCCAGCCCATGGAGCGGGCCCGCGCCGCCCTCCAGGCCACCCTGGAGGGCCGGTTCGGCGCCGGCGCGCCCCGGGTGGTGACGGTCGGCGCGGTCGCCGCGCGCGGCGGGGACGGCGACGCGCCGGACGTGTGGGCGGCCGACCGGCCGGCGGCCCGGGT contains the following coding sequences:
- a CDS encoding peptidase M50 (identified by MetaGeneAnnotator; putative;~sequence version:1), which produces MTAADRPGAGARSAAAPGTAKTAAGASAADRAAAVRGYRPEMRPGALIGPAVLRGPRTVHLVKHPVSGATFEIGPRERFVLGLLDGTRDQDAVVTAYAERFRRRLPDEQWIRLLGLLGTRGLLAGAPDPAPPEPPPAPANTFWKGTRRTVSDAHRTASRLHAIMSPILGPWIQIPLVAASLAMIVAVLADPPAFWDGMLELVTRPWVLVPFAIFLWFSICLHELAHGISARRYGGIVTEIGLRWRFPTMMMYCTVDNYLFLPGLRAKLVVAAAGAHVNLVLLLPFALWWALLDPADPARPPLTGALFIGIVQALSNLVPLPPLDGYRILSHLVGTVGLAPETRAYLLLRRGGGRDAVAAYPARARRVYTSYAVTAAGCVLLAVAGSATAVVLLVIR
- a CDS encoding nodulation ABC transporter nodI (ABC transporter signature motif;~ABC-type multidrug transport system, ATPase component [Defense mechanisms]; COG1131;~ATP binding site [chemical binding];~D-loop;~H-loop/switch region;~Q-loop/lid;~This family of ATP-binding proteins belongs to a multisubunit transporter involved in drug resistance (BcrA and DrrA), nodulation, lipid transport, and lantibiotic immunity. In bacteria and archaea, these transporters usually include an ATP-binding...; cd03230;~Walker A/P-loop;~Walker B;~identified by MetaGeneAnnotator; putative;~nodulation ABC transporter NodI [Streptomyces sp. C]), which produces MTSPSPSTDAVAVPAVAVDAVTKTYGDRKAVDGVSLTIRRGEFFGLLGPNGAGKSTLVEIMEGLRKAESGSVAVFGESPWPRNTALLPRMGVQTQSSAFFVRQTVHEHLRTVAALFGAPSKAVDETLEAVGLGQMRDIRVDNLSGGQRQRLAIASALVHGPELIFLDEPTAALDPEGRRDLWEVLRDLKAEGRTIVYTTHHLDEAEALCDRVGILVAGRLVVTDEPQHLINTFGASSRLLVPLGRIDEDQARELPGVDGVMVQGGHLVLETRATGQVLSALDARGGLDGVQTRTPSLEDVYLELTARQSPLASQHASNNQEQQA
- a CDS encoding ABC-2 type transporter (ABC-2 type transporter [Streptomyces fulvissimus DSM40593];~ABC-2 type transporter; pfam01061;~ABC-type multidrug transport system, permease component [Defense mechanisms];~UniProt-pubmed:21059706; UniProt-pubmed:16116419; UniProt-pubmed:19893622; UniProt-pubmed:18375553;~identified by MetaGeneAnnotator; putative), with translation MSAYSALTAAGYRAQVRDKTTVFFTFAFPLVFLVVFGLVFRGKAVEESGFSYLSYTASGVLSWGVANAAVFGIGFTLMQWRADDILRMIRMSPAPLSAVIGSRYVLALGVGLAQAVLFVGVAMLPGFGLVPASRWPLLIPVLILGITSFLLLGVTIGSIADTPESVAGIANFIMLPMAFLSGSFFPLDSMPDWLQKISLVLPLRYLNDAVSGSLTGRGDLADIGIGCVGLVVFAAIFGVLAARTFRWTKKS